AGCATTGTTTATTGTTTAGAATAGAGTTGTTAATGTAAAGAAGAGAATCTATTAGCTGATCATTCTCTTCTTTCTTTTTTACGGCAACTCTAAAAAACCGACTAGGCATTCCATTAAAGTTATTACAATTTCGGATGAGTATCCGTCTTTTCAATAACCAAGAACACACTCTTTCTACATTGTATTTCTCATGATCAATCAAACGAATCAACAGAAAATTTGCGTGTGATGGAAAAACAGTAAAAGCTTCCATCTTTTTTATTCTCTCTTCCATTATCTCCTTTTCAAGCTTTATTGTTTCGCTTATCTTCTTTATATACACCGAAGCCTCTACTGAATTAATATAGTCCTTTAGAGATTCCGCAAATACATTGACACTCCATGGAACAGCATATTTTCTATGATTGTTTGATAATGCCAGACAGCCATGAACCCCATAGCCTAACCTAATACCTGGAATAGCAAAAATTTTCGTAAAAGCTCTTATTACGATCAAATTATTCCATCGCTCTGCTTCAGAAGCCATGGTAAACCTTTCACTGGCAGCAACGAATTCAATAAACGCCTCATCTACAATAACTTTACAGCCTACCTTTTGACATTTTTCTAAAATTTGCTCCATTTCTTTTTTCATTATAAGGTTTCCTGTAGGATTGTTGGGATTACATAATACCAACAAGTCGAAGGATTCATCAATATGTTTAATCAACTCTCCAACATTCAGTTCAAAGTTATTCGTAATTTCCATCTTAAAATGGACCACGTTACTGCCCGTTACCTTTAAAGCAGCTTCATATTCACTAAATGTAGGTACAGGTAACATTGTTTTTTCAGGGTTTATTAACTTGATCACATCATGAATAATTTGAGCCGCTCCATTCCCAGGCACAATTCGTTCTATTTCTGTTGAAGAATAATTAGCTAATGCTTTTCTAAGCTCATAATACTCAGGATCAGGGTATATGGATACATTCTTTTGAGCCTGCGTTATTACTTGCATTAATTCATCCGGAATTTGAAAAGGATTAATATTAGCACTAA
This genomic interval from Tindallia magadiensis contains the following:
- the cobD gene encoding threonine-phosphate decarboxylase CobD, with product MEHGGNVLKIGKEIGVGPHEIVDFSANINPFQIPDELMQVITQAQKNVSIYPDPEYYELRKALANYSSTEIERIVPGNGAAQIIHDVIKLINPEKTMLPVPTFSEYEAALKVTGSNVVHFKMEITNNFELNVGELIKHIDESFDLLVLCNPNNPTGNLIMKKEMEQILEKCQKVGCKVIVDEAFIEFVAASERFTMASEAERWNNLIVIRAFTKIFAIPGIRLGYGVHGCLALSNNHRKYAVPWSVNVFAESLKDYINSVEASVYIKKISETIKLEKEIMEERIKKMEAFTVFPSHANFLLIRLIDHEKYNVERVCSWLLKRRILIRNCNNFNGMPSRFFRVAVKKKEENDQLIDSLLYINNSILNNKQC